TGAACCTAAAATAAATTAAACGATACGAATAGTTAAAATTGTCCGGCGGGCGGGCATTCGCCCGCCCCGTTTCGCCCCGTATTTTCGAATGAACTAATTTTGGGAGAAAATACGGGGCGCTCCATGGTTCAGGAATGCTCCGGTCATTATGCTTTAACTGCTTCCAGGTTTATCAATGGAACTTGCTGATGTTGATCCTTCAGGATAGTTTCATGCTGCTGATCTGGCGCATACTGATTAACAGGATCATTGCGGATAACTGTCATAGTCATTTTTGCAGCTGATAATTAAAAGGCTGGTTGCAGTGATCATTTCAATTGGCCGGTGCCGCTCCGTCGTTTAACCCATCAAGCATGGCCTGCCACCAGGTCGTTGGCCTGTTTTTTATAATTTGCTTGATCCTTTCCCGCAGGTCATCTGATCCCGCCAGCAGATGATTTATTTTTCTTCCGATAACCCTCGAACAAACGAGTTGCAAATAATCGCTCTGATCAGTCTCATACCTGTCCATAATGTCAAAGTGTTCCTCGTAAATATGCCCGGAATAAAGGTCGAAGTAAACACGGATAATATGTTCAATATCGGTGATATCCTTTGTTCTCTGCGGTCTGTCGTTATTGGATATCAGCTTCAGCAGGATAATACCCTCCATCGTGCAAACCTTGATGGTCATCGTATCCGTAACCTGTATAACCTCAACGAAGGGGTAGATTTCCAGGAAGCCGGGCATATTCAGGACGAAGGAAGGATCTGTGAGCTTTACATGACGGCTGGGTTCTTCAATAGCCCCAAAAGGTAAAAGATCTACTTCGATGGAATGACGGTAAAACAATTTGATGGTTTCCTGGGCATCTGCGCTGAAATTTCCTGTTGCGATCAACGCGGCTTTGAGCTGGTTGAACTGCCCTTCATTATTGATCAGGATGGCGAGATCTACATCTTTTGTTTTGCGGATCGCTGCGGCGCCCGGATCAGCCGAGAGGTGGATGTCACGGGCCACTGCGCCTACTACGTAGTAATCTATTCCGAATAGGGTAAACACCGGTTCCATTTCTTTCAGCATTTCGGTTATGCCGGGATATAAGATCAGTTCAGTCAATGTATTCCATTTTGATGCGCTCCGCGGTTTCCTGGTTACGGCTGTCGAAGCTGGTGATTAATTCCGCGTAGGCCAACAGGGCCGGTACGGTAGGTGTGTGAATGCCTGGCTCCTTATCTTTCCAGAATTGTTCCAGGATCTCGATATTGCCATTAAGGTCGGGTACCAGGCGCAATTTTTTCATCAGTACAGTCTTCGGCTCCCTGGTGTAAATGGTGAACTTTTCAGGATGCAGAAAATTGGTCAGCAGCGCACCGGCATTTTCACCGCCCCATTTGAACTGGTTCGTGTCGAGCTGATCCCAGTGATGGACCTGATCTTTGTCAATAAAGCGGAAATTGCCGGCCAGTATTTTCGGCCTCAGGGTTGCCCGATA
The sequence above is a segment of the Mucilaginibacter celer genome. Coding sequences within it:
- a CDS encoding nucleotidyl transferase AbiEii/AbiGii toxin family protein — protein: MTELILYPGITEMLKEMEPVFTLFGIDYYVVGAVARDIHLSADPGAAAIRKTKDVDLAILINNEGQFNQLKAALIATGNFSADAQETIKLFYRHSIEVDLLPFGAIEEPSRHVKLTDPSFVLNMPGFLEIYPFVEVIQVTDTMTIKVCTMEGIILLKLISNNDRPQRTKDITDIEHIIRVYFDLYSGHIYEEHFDIMDRYETDQSDYLQLVCSRVIGRKINHLLAGSDDLRERIKQIIKNRPTTWWQAMLDGLNDGAAPAN